The following proteins are co-located in the Gammaproteobacteria bacterium genome:
- a CDS encoding amino acid racemase: protein MSGLSASFKTVGVLGGMGPDATIDFLSEVVSLTKAGCDQDHIPMLVDNNTKVPNRQAAILGDGDDPGPIIGQMGRRLEAAGADFLVMPCNSAHAFLEPLAELTTIPLISIIEVTADACNDCSSVGILATDGCLEFGGFQQALRDRGIAPVVPDAPDVAGLMRLITRIKAGDKGPEVQRLMRVLAGTLVEQGAEAIIAGCTEIPLVLSEGELPVPVISSTRALARATVAAAVAESR from the coding sequence GTGAGCGGTCTATCTGCAAGCTTCAAGACTGTCGGCGTCCTGGGCGGCATGGGTCCGGACGCGACCATCGACTTCCTGTCTGAAGTGGTCTCGCTCACCAAGGCCGGCTGTGACCAGGACCACATCCCGATGCTGGTCGACAACAACACCAAGGTGCCGAACAGGCAGGCCGCCATCCTGGGAGACGGCGATGATCCGGGTCCGATCATCGGGCAGATGGGACGGCGGCTGGAGGCCGCCGGCGCCGACTTCCTCGTGATGCCGTGCAACTCCGCGCATGCCTTTCTGGAGCCGCTAGCGGAACTCACGACCATACCGCTGATATCGATCATTGAAGTGACCGCCGACGCCTGCAATGACTGCTCGAGCGTCGGGATTCTCGCAACGGACGGCTGCCTCGAGTTCGGAGGTTTCCAGCAAGCCCTGCGCGACCGGGGCATTGCGCCCGTTGTTCCCGACGCACCGGATGTGGCCGGGCTCATGCGACTGATCACCCGAATCAAGGCAGGCGACAAGGGCCCCGAAGTCCAGCGGTTAATGCGCGTTCTCGCCGGGACGCTGGTCGAGCAGGGGGCCGAGGCAATCATCGCCGGCTGCACCGAGATCCCGCTTGTTCTAAGCGAAGGCGAACTGCCCGTTCCGGTCATCAGCTCTACCCGGGCACTGGCCAGGGCGACGGTTGCGGCGGCGGTGGCGGAGAGTCGATGA
- a CDS encoding glycine C-acetyltransferase — translation MTDSYEAVSRQLDATLGAIRDQGLHKDERVLTTPQRAHIGVAGGAQVINLCANNYLGLADHPEVIGAAHEGLDRWGYGLSSVRFICGTQAIHKELEASLSKFLGMDDTILYTSCFDANTGLFETLLGPDDAIISDELNHASIIDGIRLCKAQRHRYRNNDMEALETRLQDASGARTRLIATDGVFSMDGAVADLPGICDLADRYGALVMVDDSHGVGFMGDNGRGTPEHHRVVERIDIVTGTLGKALGGASGGYTAARQEIVDLLRQRSRPYLFSNSLAPSIVTASLKAIELLVADNELRDRLWANTRFFRERIAAAGFEILPGQHPIVPIMLGDAALANRFANRMLEKGVYVIGFSYPVVPKGKARIRTQISAAHSLEDLETAVEKFAETKAEIRA, via the coding sequence ATGACTGATTCGTACGAAGCCGTTTCGCGTCAACTCGACGCGACTCTGGGAGCGATCCGGGATCAGGGCCTGCACAAGGACGAGCGCGTACTGACCACGCCCCAGCGGGCCCACATCGGTGTGGCCGGCGGTGCGCAGGTGATCAACCTGTGCGCCAACAACTACCTCGGGCTGGCGGATCATCCGGAAGTCATCGGCGCGGCCCACGAGGGCCTGGACCGGTGGGGATACGGTCTCTCGTCGGTACGGTTCATCTGCGGAACCCAGGCGATCCACAAGGAGCTGGAGGCCAGCCTGTCGAAGTTCCTGGGAATGGACGACACCATTCTCTACACGTCCTGCTTCGACGCGAATACGGGCCTGTTCGAAACGCTTCTGGGGCCGGACGACGCCATCATTTCAGACGAGTTGAACCATGCCAGCATCATCGACGGCATCCGGCTCTGCAAGGCGCAGCGTCACCGCTATCGCAACAACGACATGGAGGCGCTTGAGACCAGGCTTCAGGACGCTTCCGGTGCGCGAACCCGCCTGATCGCGACCGACGGGGTCTTTTCCATGGACGGCGCGGTCGCCGACCTGCCCGGTATATGCGACCTGGCCGACAGGTATGGCGCGCTGGTCATGGTGGACGACTCGCATGGCGTGGGATTCATGGGAGACAACGGACGGGGCACTCCCGAACATCACCGGGTCGTCGAACGCATCGACATCGTCACCGGCACACTGGGCAAGGCGCTGGGGGGCGCCAGCGGCGGCTATACCGCCGCGCGGCAGGAGATCGTGGACCTGCTGCGCCAGCGGTCCCGGCCGTACCTGTTCTCCAATTCATTGGCGCCGTCGATCGTGACCGCATCGCTCAAAGCCATCGAACTTCTCGTGGCCGACAACGAACTTCGCGACCGCTTGTGGGCCAACACCCGGTTTTTCAGGGAGCGGATCGCGGCAGCCGGGTTCGAGATCCTGCCGGGACAGCACCCCATCGTGCCGATCATGCTGGGCGACGCCGCGCTCGCCAACCGGTTCGCCAACCGAATGCTCGAGAAAGGGGTCTACGTAATCGGGTTTTCCTACCCGGTCGTGCCAAAAGGCAAGGCCCGCATTCGCACACAGATTTCGGCCGCGCATTCGCTGGAGGACCTGGAAACCGCCGTGGAGAAATTTGCCGAAACGAAGGCCGAAATACGCGCATAG
- a CDS encoding L-threonine 3-dehydrogenase: MKALVKTRSEPGLWLQDVAEPVLGINDVLVRIDRTGVCGTDLSIFNWDAWAQATINVPMVVGHEFVGEVIETGSNVSDFEPGAIVSGEGHVVCGTCRNCLAGRRHLCADTRGIGVNRPGAFAEYLVLPMTNVWHHAPDVDLDVASIFDPFGNAVHTALSVPVLGEDVLVTGSGPIGAMAVAVARHAGARYVVATDVNPYRLDLARKMGATLVLDARTERVADAQKKLGMVEGFDVGLEMSGNDRAFEEMLDNMCHGGKVAMLGIPKTKMAIDWNKVVFNMLTIKGIYGREMYETWYKMTVMLQSGLDITPVITHQFHYSEFAKAFEIMRSGDCGKIILHWND, from the coding sequence ATGAAGGCCCTCGTCAAGACGCGATCCGAACCGGGGCTCTGGTTGCAGGATGTTGCGGAACCGGTACTCGGCATCAACGACGTTCTCGTGCGCATCGACCGGACCGGTGTCTGCGGCACGGATTTGAGTATCTTCAACTGGGACGCCTGGGCGCAGGCGACCATAAACGTGCCCATGGTCGTGGGTCATGAATTCGTCGGTGAAGTGATCGAAACCGGTTCGAACGTGAGCGATTTTGAGCCGGGAGCAATCGTCAGCGGCGAAGGCCACGTGGTCTGCGGCACCTGCCGGAACTGCCTGGCCGGGCGCCGGCACCTCTGCGCGGATACCCGGGGGATCGGCGTGAACCGCCCCGGCGCATTTGCCGAATACCTGGTCCTGCCCATGACCAACGTCTGGCATCACGCGCCGGACGTCGATCTGGACGTGGCGTCGATCTTCGATCCTTTCGGCAACGCCGTGCATACCGCGCTGTCCGTTCCGGTGCTGGGCGAAGACGTGCTGGTCACCGGTTCGGGACCGATCGGCGCAATGGCGGTGGCCGTCGCCCGACACGCCGGCGCCCGCTACGTGGTCGCGACCGACGTCAATCCCTACCGATTGGACCTGGCCAGGAAGATGGGCGCGACCCTGGTGCTGGACGCGCGAACCGAGCGCGTCGCGGATGCCCAGAAAAAGCTCGGCATGGTGGAGGGTTTCGATGTAGGCTTGGAAATGTCGGGCAATGACCGCGCCTTCGAGGAGATGCTGGACAACATGTGCCACGGCGGCAAGGTGGCCATGCTGGGGATTCCGAAGACGAAGATGGCGATCGACTGGAACAAGGTCGTTTTCAACATGCTGACCATCAAGGGAATCTACGGCCGCGAGATGTACGAGACCTGGTACAAGATGACCGTGATGTTGCAGAGCGGGCTCGACATTACACCGGTCATCACCCATCAGTTCCATTATTCGGAATTCGCCAAGGCCTTCGAGATCATGCGGTCCGGAGATTGCGGGAAGATCATTCTGCACTGGAATGACTGA
- the murJ gene encoding murein biosynthesis integral membrane protein MurJ: MNDIKKKGLLGSWSLVAGLTTVSRVLGLAREIAFAWFVGAGVVMDAFIVAFRIPSLFRHFFAEGALSQSFVPVYSERMEAGDGGEELADLLGRVMGTLGAVVALVSLVGVIFAPIFVWLCAPGFALQGGESYEQAITMLRRTFPYLFFISITAMLAAVLNAHRKFAAAAFTPVMMNICLIAAASLYAMQSETQGAVLGWGVFVAGLAQMTFLLFFARSTCGPFRLQWGWRDSKVRRILTLMVPVIIGSSAAQVGVVLDTILASFLVSGSISWLNFSQRLMEFPLGVFGVALATVALPKLSRLHAAGEREEYLASTGWAIRSGLAISLPCAAGLFILAEPIMATLFLGGKFSLQDVEMAAVSLQAYAVGLPGLIGIKTLVPSFFARQDMKTPVKVAVAALACKFAVTLPLLWYWVAQDLHAPHAVLAGGTALGATINAAVLWLLFRRQDPEGKRGAMFKPLLRIAVAVGLLSMLLIEFAPAPALWPEVSRIVRVLWILACVGGAAAAYFLCLFLTGHRWRDTSYL, encoded by the coding sequence ATGAACGACATCAAGAAGAAAGGGCTGCTGGGGTCGTGGTCGCTGGTAGCGGGGCTTACGACCGTGTCCCGCGTGCTGGGACTCGCGCGCGAGATCGCCTTCGCATGGTTCGTCGGCGCGGGCGTGGTCATGGACGCGTTCATCGTCGCCTTCCGGATCCCTAGCCTGTTCCGGCATTTCTTCGCCGAGGGGGCGCTGTCGCAGAGCTTCGTGCCGGTTTACTCGGAGCGCATGGAGGCCGGAGACGGCGGGGAAGAGCTGGCGGACCTGCTGGGCCGGGTCATGGGCACGCTGGGCGCGGTGGTGGCCCTGGTGTCGCTGGTCGGAGTGATATTTGCGCCGATCTTCGTGTGGCTGTGCGCTCCCGGTTTCGCGCTGCAGGGCGGCGAGTCCTACGAACAGGCGATCACGATGCTGCGCCGCACCTTCCCGTACCTGTTCTTCATCTCGATCACGGCCATGCTGGCCGCGGTGCTGAACGCCCACCGCAAGTTTGCCGCAGCGGCCTTCACCCCCGTCATGATGAACATCTGCCTCATTGCGGCGGCAAGCCTTTACGCAATGCAGTCGGAAACGCAGGGCGCGGTGCTCGGCTGGGGCGTGTTCGTCGCGGGGCTGGCGCAGATGACGTTCCTGCTGTTCTTCGCCCGCTCCACCTGCGGTCCGTTCCGGCTGCAATGGGGCTGGCGCGACTCGAAGGTGCGGCGAATCCTGACCCTGATGGTGCCGGTCATCATCGGTTCGTCGGCGGCCCAGGTGGGCGTGGTCCTGGACACGATCCTTGCCAGCTTCCTGGTGTCCGGGAGCATCAGCTGGCTCAACTTTTCCCAGCGCCTGATGGAATTTCCGCTGGGCGTGTTCGGCGTGGCGCTGGCCACGGTGGCGCTGCCCAAGCTGTCGCGCCTGCACGCCGCCGGAGAACGTGAAGAGTACCTGGCGTCCACGGGCTGGGCGATCCGTTCGGGGCTGGCCATTTCGCTGCCCTGCGCCGCCGGGCTGTTCATCCTCGCGGAGCCGATCATGGCGACCCTGTTCCTCGGCGGAAAGTTCAGTCTCCAGGATGTCGAAATGGCGGCCGTGAGTCTCCAGGCCTATGCCGTGGGACTGCCCGGACTGATCGGGATCAAGACGCTGGTGCCGTCGTTCTTCGCCCGCCAGGACATGAAGACGCCGGTCAAGGTGGCGGTGGCGGCGCTGGCCTGCAAGTTCGCGGTGACGCTGCCGTTGCTCTGGTACTGGGTGGCACAGGATCTGCACGCGCCGCACGCGGTGCTGGCGGGCGGCACGGCGCTGGGCGCGACGATCAATGCGGCCGTCCTGTGGCTGCTGTTCAGGCGCCAGGACCCCGAGGGCAAGCGGGGCGCGATGTTCAAGCCGCTGCTCAGGATCGCGGTCGCGGTGGGCCTGTTATCGATGCTGCTGATCGAATTCGCGCCCGCGCCGGCGCTCTGGCCGGAGGTTTCGCGAATCGTACGGGTGCTGTGGATACTGGCTTGCGTGGGCGGCGCCGCGGCGGCCTATTTCCTCTGCCTGTTCCTGACCGGCCACCGCTGGCGCGATACTTCCTACCTATAA
- a CDS encoding bifunctional riboflavin kinase/FAD synthetase has product MLLLRRISRLPASIDRGCAVTIGGFDGMHVGHQEVLGRVLKAARERDLASVVFSFEPSAKEFMARGTPPPRLMSLREKCAALNAAGVDAFYCPPFNDAIRTLSPDNFMRDLLAGLLKARHVIQGPDFRFGYRRSGGMDELAAGGRQLGFSVEQAPPVSVDGERVSSTGVRRALAASDLTQAARLLGRRYCMGGRVIHGLKIGAAKLGYPTANIALKGRVSPIDGIFAVRVHGVEEEPLAGVASIGYRPTVGGTEKILEAHIFDFSGNLYGRFLDIEPVAKLRDEVHFKNLEELRVQMDRDADQARELLRAA; this is encoded by the coding sequence ATGCTTCTCCTACGCCGAATTTCCCGCTTGCCGGCCTCCATCGACCGCGGATGCGCCGTAACCATCGGCGGTTTCGACGGAATGCACGTCGGTCACCAGGAGGTCCTCGGCCGGGTCCTCAAGGCGGCCCGCGAACGCGACCTGGCGTCGGTCGTGTTCAGTTTCGAGCCGTCTGCCAAGGAATTCATGGCGCGCGGAACGCCACCGCCCCGGCTGATGTCGCTGCGCGAGAAATGCGCCGCGCTGAACGCCGCCGGCGTCGATGCCTTCTATTGCCCGCCGTTCAACGATGCGATCCGCACGCTTTCGCCCGACAACTTCATGCGCGATCTGCTGGCCGGACTGCTCAAGGCGCGGCACGTGATCCAGGGGCCGGATTTCCGGTTCGGCTACAGGCGCAGCGGCGGCATGGATGAACTGGCGGCGGGCGGGCGGCAGCTCGGATTCAGCGTGGAGCAGGCGCCGCCCGTGAGTGTCGACGGCGAGCGTGTTTCCAGCACCGGAGTGCGGCGGGCGCTGGCGGCCTCGGACCTGACGCAGGCCGCGAGGCTCCTGGGGCGCCGCTACTGCATGGGCGGGCGCGTCATTCACGGCCTGAAGATCGGCGCCGCAAAGCTGGGCTATCCAACGGCCAACATTGCCCTGAAAGGCCGCGTCAGTCCCATTGACGGGATCTTCGCCGTGCGCGTGCACGGGGTGGAGGAAGAGCCGCTGGCGGGCGTGGCCAGCATCGGCTATCGGCCCACGGTGGGCGGCACGGAGAAGATCCTGGAAGCGCATATCTTCGACTTCAGCGGCAATCTGTACGGACGTTTCCTGGACATCGAGCCGGTGGCGAAGCTGCGCGACGAAGTGCATTTCAAGAACCTCGAGGAATTGCGCGTGCAGATGGACCGCGACGCCGACCAGGCCCGCGAACTCTTGCGCGCCGCGTAG